The segment TCAGCCCGCTGGCGCCGCTCGTTTTCTTGCGCGAATTGTACCTCGACTCGAACAGCATCACGAATATCGACGCTCTTTCCGGAATGGTTCAGCTCGAGCGGCTCGATCTGTCATCCAATCGCGTCGCCGAGGTGGACGCGCTCGCGCCGCTGATCCAGTTACGTTATCTCAATATCACGGCCAGCTATTTCTTTGGCGGGACCATCAGCGATATCGCGCCTCTGGCCGGGCTGACCAAGCTCACCCATCTCTACTTGTCCGACCAGGAAATCGCCGACGTGACGGCCCTTTCCGGCCTGACGGCGCTTACGCATCTATACCTGAGCTATAACCAGATTACCGACCTTTCGCCGCTGGCAGGATTGAATGACCTGAGCACGGTCGCGCTGGCGCAGAACCAGATCAATGAGGTAAGCGCGCTTGTGTCGAATCCAGGTATTGGCGCAGGGGACGTTCTATATCTTCGCGGAAACCCGCTCAGTCAGAATGCGCTGTGTAATGATATTCCGCTGCTGGCGGCGCGCGTGCAGGTGCTCACGTTCGACGGCGAGTGCCTGGGCGGGCGCGGGGCGGTCGTGCGGCCCGACCGGATTATTCCCTCTTACGCCGCCTTCCTGACGAACAATATCAAGAGATCCGGCGCATTGGCCGGGTCGTAGGGGCTTCCGTCAAACGAGCCAAACGTCTCACGCACGCTGAACCCTTGACCCGCCGCCACGCCGCTGATTTCGTCCGCGGTCCAGTTGCGAAGCACCGCCGTCTCGCTGACGCTCGTCCGGCCCGAGCCCGCCCCGACAAAGAAGCTGAGGTTCAGCAGCGTGTGTGCGCCGTCGGGAACCAGGTTTTTCACGGCGATGACCGGCGCGCCGTCCACGGTGGCGCGCTCGATGCGGTGGCGGGGCTGCTGCGCCGAAGGCGCGGCGTAATTCAGCAACTGCACGAAGCACAATGCGTTCGGGCACAGCGCAGCGCGCAACCCCGAAAACACCGTATCGAGGTCCGCCTCGGTTGCAATGAGCGACAACGAATTGCCCAGACACAACGCCCAATCGCAGGGCCCGCCTTCAATCCGCCGCATGTCGCCCACACGATACGTGATATGAGGATGCGGGCGAACGCGGCGCGCGTAATCGATCATGTCCGCGCTGAGGTCGGTTGCCAGGACCGTCGCGCCCGCTTCGGCGAGCAGCAGCGCATGCAACCCCGTTCCGCACGCGAGCTCCAGCACGTTGCCGCCCGGCGCTTCCCTCAGCAAGCGCAGAAGCAGCGGGCGTTCCCGTTCAATGCGGCCCGCCTTGCTCGCGAGCGCATCGTAATACGGCGCAGTCGAAGTGAAGACGGGCATGACCTAGGATGCCGCCCCGGCCGGAGCCTCGGCCTGGGGTACAGGCATTTCGGGCGCACTGGCCGCGGGCGGCGCCATGGCCTCGGGCGCGGCGGCAGGCTCTTGCGCCGGCCGCACGGCAACCGCGGACGACGAGGTCAGCGCGATTTGCCCGTGCCGCAGATGGTCCATGGCCAGGAACAGCACGCGCGCGGCCTCCTGCGGCGCATGGAAACCGGTCGAGTTTTCCGCCTCAACAAAATCGATTAAGAACGAGGCCCTGCGCTGATAATCGCGCGCCTGCGCGAGCTGCGCCTCGGGCAACCCCGCGTCCTGACCGGCCTTGATCGCGTCGATAAGCGCGATGAGCGCGTCCATTGCCATATTCCGCATTTCAAATGTCTTCGACTGGATATTTTCGGCGCGCGCGCGCAGTTCGTCCTCGGACAGCTTGTGGCAGGTCTGACACGCGTGGTTGATATTCAGTAACGGGCTGCGCACGTGGTGGTCGCTGACCTTCATCGCCCCCACGCGGGTGTAGGGCATGTGACAATCGGCGCACGCGACGCCGGAACGCGCGTGGATGCCTTGGTTCCACATTTCGAACTCGGGGTGTTGCGCCTTGAGCATGGGCGCGCCAGTTTCGGCGTGTTGCCAGTCCTGGAAACCGGTCTCGTCGTAATACGCCAGAATCTGGTCCGCGAGCAAGCCGCCGAACCACGGGTAGGTCAGGCGCTTTTCGTCGCCCTTGAAGTAGTATTCGACATGGCATTGGCCGCATACGAAAGCCCGCATCTCCTGGCGCGTGGCCGACGCGTTCACGTCGTAATCGGGCACGCCCTGCGACGCCTTCCACGCACGGATGCCCTCGATGAAGCCGGGCCGCGTCACGCGTAACTGCATGGTGTCCGGATCGTGGCAATCGATGCAGGACACGGGGTGCTCGACCAGCTTGCGCGCTTCCGCGTAGGGCATCGCGTTCATGCGCTCGAAGCCGCGGATTAGGTCGCCGTCGCCGAGGCGCTTGTAGGGCAGATAAACCGAAGCGTGGCAGTGCAGGCACGCGCCCGGCTGCGGTTTCTGGTGCCGTTGCGTGAAAGACTGGTCCTCGAGCATGTACGCGTGGCCGCGTTCCTCCCGGAAATCGATCGCGAAGGCGTAGCCGGCCCACATGCGCTTGAGACGCGGGTCCTCCTCGATTCGGGATTGCGATACGACCGACCGCGGGTCCGCCTGGTCCGGCGTGCGCGGCAACGCCTCGCTGCCGCCGAAGCGGGTCCGCACCATGTCGACGGTGCGCCGGTACATGTCATATTGCTGCGGGAAATTCTTGCCCCAGACTGTGGGGTCTTCCGTCTCGTCGGTCAATTCGACGACGCGGAAGAAGGGGTTGCGCGCTTCCTGTTGCCTTTCGAAGATGTTGACCAACAGGGCGGTCACCCCGAAGACGACCAGAGCCGTCACGACGATGGTCACAACAAGCGCGGGCAGAAGCTTTCGGGGCGTGCCCGCCGGGCCGCTGCCTTCCGGCGCAGTATGACTTCCATTCACGATGCTTCTCCTCCGGCTGAATTCCGGTTTAGTCCAATTCCATATGGCCGACCGAACGATGGCACGCGATGCAGGACACCTGCTCCGCGTGCGCCAGGCTCGAGTCCATCGCCTCGACAATGTCTTGATGACAATACCGGCACGCTTCCTCCGTGATGGCCTTGTTCACCGGCGTGATCTGGATGGGCTCATGGAACCAGCCCGTCGTGAAGGCCATGGAGTGGTGATAGCCGTTACGCGCCTTCGTATAGTACTTTCCGAAGAAGTTGTGGGGCGTGTGGCAATCGTTGCAGACGGCCACCGCGTGATGGCTCGACTTGCGCCACGCGTCATAATGGTCGCGCATGATATGGCAATTGGCGCAGGCGGCCGGGTCGTTGGTCAGATACGAGGCGCCCTTGGCATATAGGAACGTGTAGCCCCCAACGCCCATGAGCGCGCCCGTCACGACACACGAAACCAGCGCCGCTCCGATCACAGCGTTTCTTTTCATGCCTCCGACCGCTCCCGTATGACCGGTTTTCCCGCGAGGCCCCCTGTTGACTTCGTTACTAATACCAAGCCCGCCCCCGATGCGTCAAGGCGGGCCCCCGGCCTGCCGCGTCTCGCGAACGGCGCCGTCGAATCCGATGACCGCCACGTTCATCGGCACGGCCTTTCCCGCCATCGCCATGCCGGCCTGCACGATGCGCGGCAGCCCCTGACAGCAGGGCACTTCCATAACCGCGACCGTCACGCGCGCTATTTCAGACCCGGAGAAGATCTCGCCGAACTTGTGCGCGTATTCGCCCGCGGGGTCGAACTTGGGGCAGCCAAGCACGACGACTTTGCCCGCGAGCAGCGTATCGTGAAACGCGGGGCTCGCCACGGGCACGCAATCCGCCGCCACGAGCAGATGCGCGCCTTGCAGCCACGGGGCGCCCGGCGGGACAAGACGAATCTGGACCGGCCAGTTGCCCAGCGCCGACGGCTTCTTTTCAACGGAAGCCGGCGCCGCCGCGGGCGTCCCTGCCAGTACGCGCGATTGCGCGCCGGGGCAGGCGTGGCCGCGCGGCGCGGCAGCCGGCGCGGGCGCGAGCGTTTCGTCGAAGGGTTCGGCTTCACGCTCGATGACCTGAATCGCGCCGGTGGGACACTCGCCGAGACACGCGCCGAGCCCGTCGCAACAACGGTCCGCCACCAGCCGCGCTTTTCCGTTTTCAATCACGAGCGCACCCTCCGCGCACGAGGGCACGCATTTCCCGCAGCCATTACACAGGCGCTCGTCGATTTGCACAATTTTCCGCATCATCTTCATGACGGTTCTCCTGGAAAGGGTCCCTTCACTCGTCTTGCGCGCGACGGCGCGCGGGATCGAAGTGACGGCGGCGCGTTGCCGCGATACGCGGCAGCCGGGCGAGGCAGTGCGCGGCGATGTTCAAGGCATGCCACGCGCCTCGGGGCCACGGCGCCATGGCGCAGGCGAGGCTCGTCCCGGTTGCGGCGGCCAGCATGCGCAACACATTGCGGGAGAGGCCGTGGTGCGGATCCTTGAGCAGAAAAAGATACCGCGCCTGCGTTTCATTCCGCCAGCGGTGAAAGACGGCGCGCGTGTCCCGCGGCCCGGGCGGCTCGCTGAGTTTGCCATGCGCGTGATACAGATACGCTCCGGGGGCAAGCAGAATCTCACAACCCAGCCAGCGCGCGCGTGCGCACAGGTCGTCGTCGATACCGTAGAACCAGAACAGGGGATCAAATTCGCCCACCAGTTCCCAGACGTCCCGGCGCGCAAAAATGGCCGCGCCGATAATGGTGGGCAACGGGTAGGTCTGGCGCAGCGGCCGGCCGAGTACCGCGTCTTCGATAAGCTCGCGCGCCCGCAGTATGTGTTTGTAGGCGTTATTGTCTATCCTGCCCGGCTCGCGGAAATTGAGTTGCAGCGGCGTAAACAAGCTGCAGGGACGCGCATCGGAAGCGGCTACAAGACACTCGGCCGACCCAGGGGCAAGTTCCGTGTCGTCGTTCATCACGAGCACATGCGTCGCGGCGCCATCAGCCAGGAGCGTCGTCATGCCGCGATTCAGCACCTCGACAATGTGACGGTTATCGGGAGTGCGTTGCACCTGCACGCGCTCGCCAAACGACGCGGCCACTTCAGACGTTTCGTCCGTAGAGCCGTTGTCCATCACAAGCACGCGGATATCGAGCATCTCGTTTGCGTCGCGCAGCGCGGACGCAATACACCGGTTCAGGAAGTCGGCGCGATTGTACGCGGTGATAAGGACGCGAAGCTGAACCACGGATGCTCCACCTTGCGGCAGGTCTCTGCCGGCCATCGACTGGCCTGCCGGCCGCCGCGCATCCTGCCTGAACGCGCCGGGGCAACGCAATTCCGGCTTGGGGCCGCGGCCGCTTCCCGCCCGGAAGGAAGGCGCGAGCACCCGCCTTCGCGAAATACCCCGGCCCGGCGGTCGCCTCGCCTTCGTTCACGATCATCTTGAGACGGCCGTCGCGCGGCTGGGTGACACCGAGATTCGTGACCGGGCCGGGGCGGGTTTATCGGCTCAAACACGGCAGTCTTCCCTTTCTCTGTGTGTTGGTTCCCATGGTTAGGCACTGTCTCCGCCGGATTGCATACCGGGACGCGTCAAGCCGAGCACAAGAACTGGACGGCGCAGAAGACGAAAAGGACACCGGCGGCGTGAACCAAGCTGCTTGTCCTTGAACGCTCCCTTGGGTTCTCTCCGTCGTTTCCTTGGTAATCGTCCTTGGCCGCTGCCGTCCCTGGAATCCCGCTGAGACCCGGTATATGCTTGCGTTTCTCGCACGGGAGACGATGGCATGCGCGTAGCATTCCCCTTCACACTGCTGTTGGCGCTGACGGCCGCGGCCAGCGCCCCCCCCGAACCGCCGCCGGCCGAGGAGAACGGCGGCGGGGAAACCGGGACTCCCGCGATCGCGCGCGGCCTGACGTTCGTGGGGCACGCGCACATCGACCTTGCCTACCGCTGGCGCTGGAACGAGACGGTGTCGTGGATCACGCGGGACACGTTCCTGGGCGTCCTGGAGGTGATGCGGCAGGAACCCGGCCTGACTTTCGTGCAGAGCCAGATGGCGCTCTACGACGCGGTCATGCGCGCCTATCCGGACCTGTACCGCGAGATCAAGGCAGAGATAGCCGGGGGCCTCTGGGCACCGGTCGCCGGCATGTGGTCGGAGCCGGACGTGATCTTCCCGTCGGGCGAATCGTTCATCCGGCAGCGGCTCGCCGGCGCGCAGTTCCTGCGCCAGGAATTCGGCTTGCCGCCCGACGCCGTGATGTGGGTGCCGGATTCGTTCTGCGGTCACGCGGGCACGCTTCCGGCCATTTTGGGCCGGTGCGGCATCAAGTACTACGTCCTCATGCGGGGGGCGCCGCCGGACATGCCGGTCTTCTGGTGGGAAAGCAGGGACGGCACGCGCATCCTGGCCTATTCGCTGCCCCTGCCGTACGATTTTGAACTAGGCAAGCTGACGCCGCGGGTGCTGCGCGGGATGGAGGACTGGTTCAAGCACGCATGCGGCGTGCAGAACGCAATGGTGCTCTTCGGCACGGGGGACCATGGCGGCGGGCCGCGCATGAAGGACGTGGAACGGAAGCGCGCGCTGGAACGGACGGCCAACGGCCCCGCGGTCAGCTACGGCAGGCCGGAGACGTATTTCCGGGAACACGTCGACCCGCACGGCGGCGCATTTCCCGTGCATCGCGGCTCGCTGGGCGCCCTGGAAGGCATGCCGTTCCTCAGTCAGGCCGGGCTCAAACAGTTGAACCGCCAATGCGAGCACCTGCTGCTGACGGCGGAGAAATTCGCGGCCCTGGGTGCGTGCTACCAGTGCAAGCCCAGTTATCCGCGTGTCGATTTCGCCGAGGTTTGGAAACGCCTTCTGTTCAACCAGTTTCACGACATCATCGCGGGCACAAGCAATGGCCGGGCGTGCGACGATGCGCGCGCGGAACTGACGTGGGTGCTCGCGGAAGGCCAGGCGCTGCTGGACCAGGGTATCGAGCACATTGCCGGGCGCATCGACACGCGCGGCGACGGGATTCCGCTGGTTGTTTTCAATCCCCTCTCCTGGGACAGAACCGATGTCGTCGAGGCGGTTATCCGCTGTGTGGAGCCCGTGGACACGCTTGCGCTCCGCGACAAAGACGGCGTCGAAATGCCGTATCAAGTGCTGGGCTTGGACGCGGAGCGCAGGCAGTGGCGCATTCTCCTTCTGGTTGAGCAGGCGCCGTCCCTCGGGTACAAGACGGTTCGGGCATATCCCGGCCAGACCCCCGCGTTCGAGACGGCGCTCCGTGCGTCCGTCACGGCGCTCGAAAACGAGTACTTGCGCGTAAACCTCACGGAGACCGGCACGGTGGCCGGCATATTCGACAAGACCGCGAACCGCGAGATGCTGAGCGGGGAGGGCAACGTGTTCAGCCTGATGCGCGAGGGCAACGTGAGTTCTTCCTGGATGGCCGTTTTCGACGGCAGCGAGAAAGAACTCGAGGCGGCGGGCGCGCCACGGCTCGTGGAAACGGGGCCGGTACGGGCCGTGCTGCGCCGTGCATTCCATTCCGAAGATTCGACCTTCGACGTGGATGTGGTCCTTTGCGCGGGCGCGCCCCGGGTCGAATTCGTCTTCAATGCGGACTGGCACGACAGGGACGCCACGCTCCTCGTGCGTTTTCCAACGGTGGTGAACGGCGGCGCGGGGGCCGTCGAACTGCCGTACGGTTTCGAGGAGGCCGCGAGCGATGGAACACGCCGCTGCGCGCACAATTGGGTCGACCTCTCGAACACAGACTGCGGCGTGAGCCTGCTGAACGACGGCCGGTACGAGTTCTACCTGGAGGGCGCATCTCTGCGCATGGGCGTACTGCGCGGCGCGCACGACATGGACCCGCGCATGGACGAAGGCGCGCACCGGTTACGGTACGCGCTGTATCCCCATGCCGGACCCTGGCGCGACGCGGGCACGGTGCGCCAGGCGTACGCGCTGAACAATCCGCTCATCGCGGCGCAGGAGCCGCACCACGACGGGCGCCTCGGCGACTACCTTTCCCGCAGCAACGATTACGCGCTGCCGCCGGAATTGTCCTTCTTCCGCGTGTCGCACCCGGACGTCATGGTGTCCGTGGTCAAGATGCCGCAGGCGGAGTGGACGTCGGACGGGGAAATAGTGGTCCGGCTCGTGGAGACCTCGGGCCGTGCGGCGTCGTGCGTGCTGACCACGCCGTTCCGGCTGCTGCGGGCCATCGAGACGGACCATCTCGAGCAGACGACCCTGCGCGACGTGGAAGCCAAGGACAATGCGGTCCCGTTCGAGTTCGCGCCGGGAGAGGTCAAGACGGTCATCCTGCGGCACGGCGCCGTGAATACCGTGATCGAGAACGTCCCGCCAGCATAGGCGGTCGAAGCGCGCTATTCGGCGCGTTGCGGCGGCGGCTCATGGCCCATGTGGAACACCGGTTCCAGCGGCCGGCACAGGGGCGAATTGTCGGCGTTCGTATCGATGAGGTCTGCCATGTGCGCCCACCAGCGCTGCATGATTTCCTGTTGCGGCAGTTCCGCCATGGTGTGGTTGTCCGCCAGTTCCTGGACGGCAAAGAGCGTGCCTGTCAGTTCTTCGAGATAGATGCCGTAGGAGCGCATCCCGGCATTCCGCAACGCCTCCAGCAATTCCGGCCAGATTTCCCGATGCCGCTTCCGGTACTCCGCCGCGCATCCTGGTTTCAGCTTCATGGTAAAAACCGCACGCTGCATCTTGCTGTCCCTCCTTTGTCGCGCTGACCAGCCACGGCCGGCGCCCGCACTGTAGACACAATCCGCCGTCCTGCGCAAGCGGTTCCCCACATCGCGCTTCGTACGCGCGCGCTTGGCGCTCAAGCCGTTGCTTTGCTAGACTGCGTCCCTGCGCGCGGCCATCGGTTGCGCGCGGCGCGGCGCGCCCGAATCCGAGGGAGTATGTGATGCCTGTCGTTGACCATGCGGCCTATTGCGGGATGCTGGACCGGGCACTAACCGGGCGTTTCGCCTGTCCCGCCATCAACGTGCTGCAGGTCGACACGCTCAATGCCGCCATCGAGGGTTTCGCGGCGGCGGACAGCCCCGGAATCGTGCAGGTTTCCCTCGCCGCGGGCCGCTGCGCCTCGGGGCGGATAAATGACGCCGTGCTGGGCGCGGTCTCGCTCGCGGAACACGCGCACCGCATCGCCGCGCGATACGCTGTGCCCATCGCGGTGCACACCGACCACTGCCCCACGGAAAAGGTCGACGAATTCCTGCGCCCGCTCATCGCGGAGACGGCGCGCCGCCGCGCGCGAGGCGAGCCGAACTTGTTTCAGAGCCACATGTACGACGGCAGCGGTCTGCCGTTGAAGGAAAACCTCAAACACGCCGTCGAACTGTTGAGACTGTGCCGCGACAATGAAATCATCCTCGAAGTCGAGGCCGGCGTCGTCGGCGGCGAGGAGGACGGCATCCGCGGCGCCGGCGCGGCGAACAAGCAGTTGTACACCACGCCGGAGGACATGCTGAAGGTCTACGAGACGCTGAGCGAGGTGGAAGGCGCGCGGTTCATGCTGGCCGCGACGTTCGGCAACGTGCACGGCGTTTACAAGCCGGGTCACGTGCAATTGCGGCCCGAGATCCTCCGGGCGGGGCAGCAGGCGGTAATGGCGAAGCACGGCCCGGACGCGCGGATGTGGCTCGTGTTCCACGGCGGGTCCGGCACCTCCGGCGCGGAAATCCGCCAGACCATCGAATACGGCGTCGTGAAGATGAACGTTCACACGGATACGCAGTATGCGTTCTCGCGCGCCGTGGCCGATTTCATGTTCAAGCATTACGACGGCGTCATGCGCATCGACGGCGAGGTCGGCGTGAAACAGGACTACCTCGCGAGCACGTGGCTCGAGAAGGGCCGCGAGGCCATGGCCGCGCGCGTGGTCGAGGCGTGCCGCGTGCTCGGCAGCGCGGGAAGGAGCGGGGCATCGTGAACGGGGCCCCGGCGCGGAAGTCATGACGGAACTACTCGGCCAGCACAGCTATTGGCTGCTTCCCGTGCTCATCTTTCTGGCGCGGATCGCGGACGTGTCCATCGGCACCATGCGCATCATCTTCCTGTCGCGCGGGATGCGCCTGCTGGCCCCGCTCTGCGGCTTCTTCGAAGTGCTCATCTGGCTGCTCGCCATCAGCCAGATCATGCAGAACCTGACGTCATGGCAGAATTACCTCGCCTACGCGCTGGGCTACGCCACGGGAAACTATGTCGGCCTGATCATCGAAGACAAGCTGGCCATGGGCCTGCTTTCCCTCTGGGTCGTAACCCGGGAAGACGCGGCGGACATGCTGGACCGGCTGCAGTACGCGGGATTCGGGCTGACCAGGGTCGCGGCGCGCGGCGTGCAGGGCGACGTGCGCATCGCGATTCTCGTGATTCGCCGGAAGAACCTGGACAACGTGCTGGCCATTGTTCGCGAAACGCATCCGGAGGCGTTC is part of the Candidatus Hydrogenedentota bacterium genome and harbors:
- a CDS encoding glycosyltransferase family 2 protein; its protein translation is MVQLRVLITAYNRADFLNRCIASALRDANEMLDIRVLVMDNGSTDETSEVAASFGERVQVQRTPDNRHIVEVLNRGMTTLLADGAATHVLVMNDDTELAPGSAECLVAASDARPCSLFTPLQLNFREPGRIDNNAYKHILRARELIEDAVLGRPLRQTYPLPTIIGAAIFARRDVWELVGEFDPLFWFYGIDDDLCARARWLGCEILLAPGAYLYHAHGKLSEPPGPRDTRAVFHRWRNETQARYLFLLKDPHHGLSRNVLRMLAAATGTSLACAMAPWPRGAWHALNIAAHCLARLPRIAATRRRHFDPARRRAQDE
- a CDS encoding 4Fe-4S ferredoxin, coding for MKMMRKIVQIDERLCNGCGKCVPSCAEGALVIENGKARLVADRCCDGLGACLGECPTGAIQVIEREAEPFDETLAPAPAAAPRGHACPGAQSRVLAGTPAAAPASVEKKPSALGNWPVQIRLVPPGAPWLQGAHLLVAADCVPVASPAFHDTLLAGKVVVLGCPKFDPAGEYAHKFGEIFSGSEIARVTVAVMEVPCCQGLPRIVQAGMAMAGKAVPMNVAVIGFDGAVRETRQAGGPP
- the nrfH gene encoding cytochrome c nitrite reductase small subunit, translating into MKRNAVIGAALVSCVVTGALMGVGGYTFLYAKGASYLTNDPAACANCHIMRDHYDAWRKSSHHAVAVCNDCHTPHNFFGKYYTKARNGYHHSMAFTTGWFHEPIQITPVNKAITEEACRYCHQDIVEAMDSSLAHAEQVSCIACHRSVGHMELD
- a CDS encoding alpha-mannosidase, encoding MRVAFPFTLLLALTAAASAPPEPPPAEENGGGETGTPAIARGLTFVGHAHIDLAYRWRWNETVSWITRDTFLGVLEVMRQEPGLTFVQSQMALYDAVMRAYPDLYREIKAEIAGGLWAPVAGMWSEPDVIFPSGESFIRQRLAGAQFLRQEFGLPPDAVMWVPDSFCGHAGTLPAILGRCGIKYYVLMRGAPPDMPVFWWESRDGTRILAYSLPLPYDFELGKLTPRVLRGMEDWFKHACGVQNAMVLFGTGDHGGGPRMKDVERKRALERTANGPAVSYGRPETYFREHVDPHGGAFPVHRGSLGALEGMPFLSQAGLKQLNRQCEHLLLTAEKFAALGACYQCKPSYPRVDFAEVWKRLLFNQFHDIIAGTSNGRACDDARAELTWVLAEGQALLDQGIEHIAGRIDTRGDGIPLVVFNPLSWDRTDVVEAVIRCVEPVDTLALRDKDGVEMPYQVLGLDAERRQWRILLLVEQAPSLGYKTVRAYPGQTPAFETALRASVTALENEYLRVNLTETGTVAGIFDKTANREMLSGEGNVFSLMREGNVSSSWMAVFDGSEKELEAAGAPRLVETGPVRAVLRRAFHSEDSTFDVDVVLCAGAPRVEFVFNADWHDRDATLLVRFPTVVNGGAGAVELPYGFEEAASDGTRRCAHNWVDLSNTDCGVSLLNDGRYEFYLEGASLRMGVLRGAHDMDPRMDEGAHRLRYALYPHAGPWRDAGTVRQAYALNNPLIAAQEPHHDGRLGDYLSRSNDYALPPELSFFRVSHPDVMVSVVKMPQAEWTSDGEIVVRLVETSGRAASCVLTTPFRLLRAIETDHLEQTTLRDVEAKDNAVPFEFAPGEVKTVILRHGAVNTVIENVPPA
- a CDS encoding ammonia-forming cytochrome c nitrite reductase subunit c552, with protein sequence MPALVVTIVVTALVVFGVTALLVNIFERQQEARNPFFRVVELTDETEDPTVWGKNFPQQYDMYRRTVDMVRTRFGGSEALPRTPDQADPRSVVSQSRIEEDPRLKRMWAGYAFAIDFREERGHAYMLEDQSFTQRHQKPQPGACLHCHASVYLPYKRLGDGDLIRGFERMNAMPYAEARKLVEHPVSCIDCHDPDTMQLRVTRPGFIEGIRAWKASQGVPDYDVNASATRQEMRAFVCGQCHVEYYFKGDEKRLTYPWFGGLLADQILAYYDETGFQDWQHAETGAPMLKAQHPEFEMWNQGIHARSGVACADCHMPYTRVGAMKVSDHHVRSPLLNINHACQTCHKLSEDELRARAENIQSKTFEMRNMAMDALIALIDAIKAGQDAGLPEAQLAQARDYQRRASFLIDFVEAENSTGFHAPQEAARVLFLAMDHLRHGQIALTSSSAVAVRPAQEPAAAPEAMAPPAASAPEMPVPQAEAPAGAAS
- the rhaM gene encoding L-rhamnose mutarotase codes for the protein MQRAVFTMKLKPGCAAEYRKRHREIWPELLEALRNAGMRSYGIYLEELTGTLFAVQELADNHTMAELPQQEIMQRWWAHMADLIDTNADNSPLCRPLEPVFHMGHEPPPQRAE
- the fbaA gene encoding class II fructose-bisphosphate aldolase, translating into MPVVDHAAYCGMLDRALTGRFACPAINVLQVDTLNAAIEGFAAADSPGIVQVSLAAGRCASGRINDAVLGAVSLAEHAHRIAARYAVPIAVHTDHCPTEKVDEFLRPLIAETARRRARGEPNLFQSHMYDGSGLPLKENLKHAVELLRLCRDNEIILEVEAGVVGGEEDGIRGAGAANKQLYTTPEDMLKVYETLSEVEGARFMLAATFGNVHGVYKPGHVQLRPEILRAGQQAVMAKHGPDARMWLVFHGGSGTSGAEIRQTIEYGVVKMNVHTDTQYAFSRAVADFMFKHYDGVMRIDGEVGVKQDYLASTWLEKGREAMAARVVEACRVLGSAGRSGAS
- a CDS encoding DUF2179 domain-containing protein; its protein translation is MTELLGQHSYWLLPVLIFLARIADVSIGTMRIIFLSRGMRLLAPLCGFFEVLIWLLAISQIMQNLTSWQNYLAYALGYATGNYVGLIIEDKLAMGLLSLWVVTREDAADMLDRLQYAGFGLTRVAARGVQGDVRIAILVIRRKNLDNVLAIVRETHPEAFITVNDVRSASGGFFAGAPPRAARFRGLRAWRIRKGR
- a CDS encoding class I SAM-dependent methyltransferase, with translation MPVFTSTAPYYDALASKAGRIERERPLLLRLLREAPGGNVLELACGTGLHALLLAEAGATVLATDLSADMIDYARRVRPHPHITYRVGDMRRIEGGPCDWALCLGNSLSLIATEADLDTVFSGLRAALCPNALCFVQLLNYAAPSAQQPRHRIERATVDGAPVIAVKNLVPDGAHTLLNLSFFVGAGSGRTSVSETAVLRNWTADEISGVAAGQGFSVRETFGSFDGSPYDPANAPDLLILFVRKAA